The following nucleotide sequence is from Plasmodium sp. gorilla clade G2 genome assembly, chromosome: 11.
tataaaaatttccaaaatataaattcatatcatttatatgaacaaaataatatatcatcatttaataatacatataataaagaattagaagtaaaagaaaaggaagaaaacaacaacaacaaaaaaacaaaatttttttatccatataataatataaatatgaactttttattattaccttTTAAtcataatgaatatataaataatgagaaaaaatCTTATAGGTTACATATactcttctttttcttgaataaatattattatcaatacaaaatatattatatattaaattgtatatatatgttaataaaattaataaaagaaaatgatatacctacaacatataataattatatatacaaatttgaattattcaatatatttaaaaaattagaaaaacaaataaatataaatcaaatggacacggaaaaaaaaaaatttatagatAACATCAAAATGAtagatatagaaaatattgatataaaaaatattgatataaaaaatattgatataaaaaatgttgaGAAGAATAGTACACataagtattattattataacacatatgattattttataaactatgtgaaatatatatattgtatatctttttttaattattatatagatcttaaagaatttttaaataatgatataaaaatatttaaaaatatttttgtatctAATTTTTATACACCCTTTAATTCGTATTTAATaagtaattttatatataattatgaatatatcaaaaaaaaaaaaaaggataaagATGATCATTATGAAGATATGAAAAAGTTATATAATTGTTgcatagaaaaaaaaaaagaaaaaaatcctttacaaacatatataaatatttcttcttcaGAATATATCCATATACAAAAAAGGAGACATcttaataaatgtataaaatatataaaccaaTGTAAATCAttaactatatataatataatttatataataaagacatataaattttattgttatcatattgatcaatataatattttattattaaataagtttatattatctttatatatttatcaaaatattaaaatgtctagtttatatgaattattaattcaatatattaaattattatattatctagaatatatacaaaaaaatattttttataaatgcaATAAATCTATAATAAACGTCATTTTATTCTTgtcaaaattattatctacatataatatgaataatttagaaaataattatataggtATGTTACacatatctttattatacATGTCTTATTTTATTGAAGGATTCcacaatattttatcatctgTGCCTCTCAAGTTTTTGAGGCACCTCAATTTATATCTAGGAATGTCtactataaaaaatttgGGTACATATGACAACTCATACAGTTTTCAggttgaaagaaaaaaaaaaaataaaaaaaaatatatgtactttatatatatatatatatatatatatatataatatataatatatttttataacgaacaattttaattatatatgttttatttttatagatatatattgtCAATATACTGAAGGGGGttattaaaaagaagaaaagaattataaatgaatataatgttCAGAATACACCTTATACAATAGATattcttattaaataaatattttatattgatTCATATTTGTGTGGacagaaaatataataaaaaatgtaatataatcaatacaatatatatatatatatatatatatgtgctacatattaatatttttatgtatacatgaatttattttattttatttttttatatatttatggtttatcttatattttattgaaaTAATTTTTCCATCAATTTGACCACCATCCATAAATTCCTTAGCTGTTTGAGCTTCTTTTGAAttctcatattttatatgtgcaCAAATATTgtctttataattatcatcattataattatttttatcatcaatattattatttttatcatcattataattatttttatcatcatctttATTGTTGTCATCTCCTTCCTCATCATATGTCATATAATGAACATCTTTCAAAGTTCCAAAATTCATAAAGATTTCTTTCAAATGGCTAATACTTACATTGCgtgttaaattataaatatatattgaactATCATTCATAGTATAATAATAAGCATCAATaatttaaacaaataaaaaattatatcaacataaatatattttatttttatatatgtaaataaaaatatctttaattataaacattATAAGAAAAGGGTTTCAcacataattaatattaataacaaattaaaatattaaatattaaatatatatatatatatatatatatatatatatatatatatatatataattttatcgttttctatatatgatatatactTTTGATTTTccataaatttatttttgctGAATTGCTATAGcccttttttttcatttcaaaattttcaaatatttttaataaaaaatttaaaaaataagttcttataaaattaaatatatatacatatatatattattattagtttatatgtaaaaatgtAGCGCCACAATATTATCACACAttgataaatttttatttttataaaaaataaaatatacatatatatatatatatatatatatatttttttttcttttcatataatattaaaggtgagtaaataaattatgtatatatccttaaaataataaagttataaaaattatcttaacaaaaaaaacaaaaaaatattttaaaattatataaataaaatgatgaggataaattaatttttttgacaagtaatatatatatatatatatatatatatatatatatatatatatatatatatatttatatttatatatttatatatatttatatatatttatatatatttatgtatgtacaATTCTCCAAATGGCATGCTAACAAAACaaagtaataaaatatgtagataagataaaaataaaacaacataaaaaaaaatatacatataaatatatacatataaaaatatatatatatatatatttatttatttataacatttgtgtttttttt
It contains:
- a CDS encoding RNA-binding protein s1,putative, encoding MNDSSIYIYNLTRNVSISHLKEIFMNFGTLKDVHYMTYDEEGDDNNKDDDKNNYNDDKNNNIDDKNNYNDDNYKDNICAHIKYENSKEAQTAKEFMDGGQIDGKIISIKYKINHKYIKK